One stretch of Eubacteriales bacterium DNA includes these proteins:
- a CDS encoding tryptophan-rich sensory protein, with product MREKGIGVIYKLINTIAFISVIVVNVLAETLPINGVTNGQIAELYPNLFTPPGWTFSVWGVIYSLLALFILYQWGVFKGKSGYNKVILKRISPYFIISSLANVAWIYSWHYNMIALSVVMMIVIFFSLMLIYTILNEYRLTKKEKVFIKLPISFYYAWITIAAIANVTVLLVSLGFDGLGISEEVWMAMILAAGMIIGVVTTIKERDVAYGLVILWAYIGIFIKHVSPSGFDSAYAGIVIYLAIAIVVILISVLIAAVKSKKELKPKS from the coding sequence ATGAGGGAAAAGGGTATTGGAGTAATATATAAGCTTATTAATACTATCGCATTTATTTCAGTAATCGTAGTAAACGTTTTAGCTGAAACTCTACCTATTAATGGTGTTACTAATGGGCAAATTGCTGAACTGTATCCCAATCTTTTTACTCCACCGGGATGGACATTTTCTGTTTGGGGTGTGATTTATTCATTGCTTGCCTTATTCATTCTCTATCAATGGGGTGTTTTTAAGGGTAAAAGCGGGTATAATAAGGTAATTCTTAAACGCATCAGCCCATATTTTATCATTTCTTCATTGGCTAATGTAGCATGGATATATAGCTGGCATTATAACATGATAGCGCTATCAGTAGTTATGATGATCGTTATTTTCTTCTCACTGATGCTGATATATACTATTTTAAACGAATATAGGCTTACCAAAAAAGAAAAGGTTTTTATAAAATTGCCAATTAGCTTTTATTACGCGTGGATAACTATTGCGGCAATTGCAAATGTTACTGTTTTATTAGTAAGCTTAGGATTTGACGGACTAGGTATATCCGAAGAAGTGTGGATGGCGATGATACTGGCTGCAGGAATGATAATCGGAGTTGTAACGACGATAAAAGAAAGGGACGTAGCCTACGGTTTAGTTATATTATGGGCATATATCGGGATATTCATTAAACATGTTTCTCCAAGTGGTTTTGATTCAGCATATGCAGGTATAGTTATATATTTAGCTATTGCTATAGTAGTGATATTAATATCAGTTTTAATAGCTGCTGTAAAATCGAAAAAAGAATTAAAGCCGAAAAGTTAA
- a CDS encoding carbonic anhydrase has translation MKLKKIIELKDIPEEFIGTPIESLIKYQNFSMPFKEYSAAQLLIAMCMDNRKQLKIPENFAFIIRTGGANLRYSEFKVSYAIAIGKVNYIVLIAHNQCGMVNLASKMSLFINGLSRLENWDEDKAKEHFFNYAPIYEIENEIEFVVNESRRLSEKYKGVMVVPLYYTLEDNRLNLIVE, from the coding sequence TTGAAATTAAAAAAAATAATTGAGCTTAAAGATATTCCAGAAGAATTTATTGGTACCCCAATAGAGAGTTTAATTAAATATCAAAATTTTTCTATGCCGTTTAAAGAATACAGCGCGGCACAACTGCTTATAGCGATGTGTATGGACAATAGAAAACAGTTAAAAATACCCGAGAATTTTGCATTTATAATCAGAACGGGCGGTGCCAACTTAAGGTACAGTGAATTTAAAGTGTCTTATGCTATTGCAATCGGGAAAGTAAATTATATCGTTTTAATTGCGCATAATCAGTGTGGCATGGTGAACTTAGCATCTAAAATGTCTTTATTTATAAATGGCTTAAGTAGATTGGAAAATTGGGATGAAGACAAAGCAAAAGAACATTTTTTTAATTATGCACCTATTTATGAAATAGAGAATGAAATTGAATTTGTAGTAAACGAAAGCAGAAGGCTTTCGGAAAAATATAAAGGCGTAATGGTAGTGCCGCTTTATTATACCTTGGAAGATAACAGATTAAACTTAATAGTTGAATAA